The Lonsdalea populi genome window below encodes:
- the bsmA gene encoding biofilm peroxide resistance protein BsmA produces the protein MRFLTRNALRWTRQRLAIFSCCLLLSACGLNTPEPAPPPGRQAIEITRQQSLSLDRIDTLSVIVRGSPDDADREVQRQADRRGVQYYRIVSRTESEKLNFGVWRAFAVLYRQPAVQSP, from the coding sequence ATGCGATTTTTGACGCGCAACGCGTTACGGTGGACGCGTCAGCGGCTGGCGATATTTTCATGTTGTCTGCTACTCTCCGCCTGCGGCTTGAACACGCCAGAACCCGCGCCGCCGCCCGGTCGGCAGGCGATAGAGATCACACGGCAGCAGAGTTTATCACTGGATAGAATCGACACTCTTTCTGTTATCGTACGCGGGAGTCCTGATGACGCAGACCGCGAAGTACAGCGCCAGGCCGATCGGCGCGGCGTGCAGTATTACCGGATTGTCAGCCGGACGGAGAGCGAAAAGCTCAACTTCGGCGTCTGGAGAGCCTTTGCCGTGCTGTACAGGCAGCCTGCGGTCCAGAGCCCCTGA
- the rnr gene encoding ribonuclease R, with protein sequence MSQDPFLEREAEKYESPIPSREYILAYLAKRDTPISREELAKDLELTSDEQQEALRRRLRAMERDGQLVFTRRKCYALPEKLDLLRGTVMGHRDGFGFLRIEGRKDDLYLSAEQMKTTIHGDVVLAQPLGEDRKGRREGRIVRVLEPRTSQIVGRYFTEAGTGFVVPDDSRLSFDILIPPDSVSGARMGSVVVVELTQRATRRSKAIGKIVEVLGENMGTGLAVDIALRTHDIPHAWPPEVEEQVGEYSREVPESAKQGRIDLRQLPLVTIDGEDARDFDDAVFCQKKRGGGWRLWVAIADVSYYVRPNTPLDTEARARGTSVYFPSQVVPMLPEALSNGLCSLNPQVDRLCMVCEMTISAQGRLSSYKFYEAVMSSHARLTYTKVWNILQGDEALRAHYQPLVGALEELHEMYKVLDKAREQRGGIAFETEEAKFIFNAERRIDRVEAVVRNDAHKLIEECMILANIAAAKFVEKHEEPALFRVHDRPTEDHVLALRSVLGELGLTLKGGMKPQPQDYAELMTQLADRPDRDMLQTMLLRSMKQAVYDPENRGHFGLALTSYAHFTSPIRRYPDLSLHRAIKYLLSDRKTRSTATGGWHSEMAECLQLGQHCSMTERRADEATRDVADWLKCDFMQDHVGEVFTGVISSVTGFGFFVRLNDLFIDGLVHVSSLDNDYYRYDNVGQRLIGESRGQVYRLGDVVEIRVEAVHMDERNIDFALVSSTRKVRGEGKTARDRMKQGDGKDHKSPRRRKPANKHVNFEPDSAFRNDNDGAKKGKADDGGKKTPSRAKKNAQKTRKIAAATKAKRAGKNPAAE encoded by the coding sequence ATGTCACAAGATCCATTTCTGGAACGAGAAGCAGAAAAATACGAGTCACCGATTCCTAGCCGAGAATACATTTTGGCTTACCTCGCCAAGCGAGATACTCCCATCAGCCGTGAAGAATTGGCCAAAGATCTGGAACTGACGTCTGACGAACAACAAGAAGCGCTGCGTCGCCGCCTGAGAGCGATGGAGCGTGACGGCCAACTGGTTTTCACCCGCCGCAAATGTTACGCCCTGCCTGAAAAACTGGATTTGCTTCGTGGTACGGTCATGGGCCATCGCGACGGCTTTGGTTTCCTGCGCATCGAGGGCCGCAAGGATGACCTGTACCTGTCCGCCGAACAGATGAAAACAACGATACACGGCGACGTCGTACTGGCCCAGCCCCTCGGAGAAGACCGTAAAGGCCGCAGAGAAGGGCGCATCGTTCGCGTTCTTGAGCCGCGGACCAGCCAAATCGTCGGCCGCTACTTTACCGAGGCCGGTACGGGCTTTGTGGTGCCGGACGACAGCCGTCTGAGCTTCGATATCCTGATTCCGCCCGATTCAGTGTCCGGCGCCCGTATGGGATCGGTCGTCGTCGTCGAGCTGACGCAGCGCGCCACGCGTCGTTCCAAGGCGATCGGTAAGATAGTGGAAGTGCTGGGCGAAAATATGGGAACCGGGCTGGCGGTGGATATCGCGCTGCGCACCCATGATATCCCGCACGCCTGGCCGCCGGAAGTGGAAGAACAGGTCGGCGAATACAGCAGAGAGGTGCCTGAAAGCGCCAAACAGGGGCGCATCGATTTGCGTCAGTTGCCGTTAGTGACCATTGATGGCGAAGACGCCCGCGACTTCGATGATGCCGTTTTCTGCCAGAAGAAACGCGGCGGCGGCTGGCGTCTTTGGGTGGCGATTGCGGACGTGAGCTATTACGTGCGCCCGAATACGCCGCTCGACACCGAAGCGCGCGCCCGCGGCACGTCGGTCTACTTCCCGTCTCAGGTGGTGCCGATGCTGCCGGAAGCGCTTTCCAACGGCCTGTGCTCGCTGAACCCGCAGGTGGACCGTCTGTGCATGGTGTGCGAGATGACTATCTCCGCGCAGGGACGGCTCTCTTCCTACAAATTCTACGAAGCGGTGATGAGCTCTCACGCGCGTCTCACCTATACCAAGGTGTGGAATATTCTACAGGGCGACGAGGCGCTGCGCGCGCATTACCAGCCGCTGGTCGGTGCGCTGGAAGAGCTGCACGAGATGTATAAAGTGCTGGATAAAGCCCGTGAACAGCGGGGCGGCATCGCGTTCGAAACGGAAGAGGCGAAGTTTATTTTCAACGCCGAACGCCGTATCGATCGCGTGGAAGCCGTTGTGCGCAACGACGCGCACAAGCTGATCGAAGAGTGCATGATCCTGGCGAATATCGCGGCGGCCAAGTTTGTCGAGAAACACGAAGAGCCTGCGCTGTTCCGCGTGCACGATCGTCCTACCGAAGACCACGTTCTGGCGCTGCGCAGCGTGCTGGGCGAGTTGGGTCTGACGCTGAAAGGCGGCATGAAACCACAGCCTCAGGACTATGCGGAGCTGATGACGCAGTTGGCCGATCGTCCGGACCGCGACATGCTGCAGACTATGCTACTGCGTTCGATGAAACAGGCGGTGTACGATCCGGAAAACCGCGGCCACTTCGGGCTGGCGCTGACCTCCTACGCGCACTTTACCTCGCCGATCCGCCGCTATCCCGATCTCTCCTTACATCGGGCTATCAAGTACCTGCTGAGCGATCGCAAAACGCGCTCCACCGCGACTGGCGGCTGGCATAGCGAGATGGCGGAGTGCCTGCAACTGGGCCAGCACTGTTCCATGACGGAACGCCGTGCGGATGAAGCGACGCGTGACGTGGCGGACTGGTTGAAATGCGACTTTATGCAGGATCATGTGGGTGAAGTCTTCACCGGCGTGATCTCCAGCGTCACTGGATTCGGCTTCTTCGTGCGGCTCAACGATCTGTTTATCGATGGGTTGGTCCACGTCTCATCGCTGGATAACGACTACTACCGCTATGATAATGTCGGCCAACGTTTGATTGGCGAGTCGCGCGGTCAGGTCTACCGGTTGGGCGACGTGGTGGAAATCCGCGTCGAAGCGGTGCATATGGACGAGCGCAATATCGACTTCGCGCTGGTCTCTTCCACGCGCAAAGTGCGCGGCGAAGGTAAAACTGCGCGTGACCGGATGAAGCAGGGCGACGGGAAAGACCATAAATCCCCTCGCCGCCGTAAGCCTGCCAACAAGCACGTCAACTTCGAACCCGACAGCGCGTTCCGCAACGATAACGACGGCGCGAAGAAGGGTAAGGCGGATGACGGCGGGAAAAAAACGCCGTCCAGAGCCAAAAAGAACGCGCAGAAAACACGTAAGATTGCCGCTGCCACCAAGGCCAAACGAGCAGGCAAAAATCCCGCTGCGGAATAG
- the rlmB gene encoding 23S rRNA (guanosine(2251)-2'-O)-methyltransferase RlmB, translated as MSEIIYGIHAVKALLERDPQRFLEVFILKGREDRRLQPVIAELESNGIAVQVANRQWLDSKVEGAVHQGIIANVKPGRQFQENDLPELLAAHEAPFLLVLDGVTDPHNLGACLRSADAAGVNAVIVPRDRSAQLNATAKKVACGAAESVPLIRVTNLARTLRLLQEHNVWIVGTAGEADHTLYQSKLTGPMALVMGAEGEGMRRLTREHCDELISIPMAGSVSSLNVSVATGVCLFEAVRQRS; from the coding sequence ATGAGCGAAATTATTTACGGTATCCACGCGGTTAAAGCCCTGCTGGAACGCGACCCACAGCGTTTTCTCGAAGTGTTCATTCTGAAAGGCCGGGAAGACCGTCGTCTGCAGCCGGTCATCGCCGAGCTGGAATCCAATGGTATCGCCGTGCAGGTCGCCAACCGCCAGTGGCTCGACAGCAAAGTCGAGGGTGCCGTACATCAGGGGATCATCGCCAACGTCAAACCCGGGAGACAGTTTCAGGAAAACGATCTGCCTGAGCTGCTGGCCGCCCACGAGGCACCGTTCCTGCTGGTGCTGGACGGCGTGACCGACCCCCACAATCTCGGCGCATGTCTGCGCAGCGCAGATGCGGCGGGCGTGAACGCGGTGATTGTTCCGCGTGACCGATCCGCACAGTTGAACGCCACGGCGAAAAAAGTCGCCTGCGGCGCAGCGGAAAGCGTGCCCTTAATTCGTGTCACCAATCTGGCGCGCACGCTGCGTTTGCTGCAAGAGCACAACGTGTGGATCGTGGGTACGGCGGGCGAGGCCGACCATACTCTGTACCAAAGCAAACTGACCGGGCCGATGGCGCTGGTGATGGGAGCGGAAGGCGAAGGGATGCGTCGTTTGACGCGCGAGCATTGCGATGAGCTGATCAGCATTCCGATGGCGGGCAGCGTCTCTTCGCTGAATGTGTCGGTCGCGACCGGCGTGTGTCTGTTCGAAGCGGTGCGCCAGCGAAGCTGA
- a CDS encoding methyl-accepting chemotaxis protein: MRLKNLSIRAGLLSLLTLITLLLLIVSGMGIHAINQSRQSLGALNHIQGIQLGGLMSGYNLTLRARASATLAVRKIEVGLLDIGAQETERLTRDVQSATNIIQQFSQTDNASEEGLTLAKNVATSYQRYLEQGLYPMVESLQKQYTDEYYKLLESDLTPLSMAFDSAIQAFRTYAQQQAVERIQDAEYDERVMLLLISVAGLLSLLLVFLGWMALRHMLLKPLDQAIDQLEQVAAGDLTQRIPASGDNELGRLSDAIKRMQLALLASVGQVRDASTHIDRGSHELTSGNRHLEERTEASVAALEQTAASLEQLSATVKHNADNATLAHQLTDKVSDTTDRGNESVCHVIEKMQEIANSAKRISDILGVIDGIAFQTNILALNAAVETARAGEQGKGFAVVASEVRNLAQHSGQAAKEIRTLIMDSQTHVTEGLTLASQAGETMDEVSGEINRITSLMKEISYASQEQHRGIEQVNIAFTQIDKVAQQNAALVKASASTTESLEAQSRQLVEAMAMFRIGDKLPLLP, from the coding sequence ATGCGTTTGAAGAACCTCTCCATTCGTGCCGGTCTTTTGTCGTTGTTAACGCTTATCACCCTACTGCTGCTTATCGTCAGCGGCATGGGCATTCACGCTATAAATCAAAGCCGACAATCGCTCGGCGCCCTAAACCACATTCAGGGCATACAGCTGGGCGGCCTGATGAGCGGCTATAACCTCACGCTGCGGGCCAGAGCCTCGGCCACGCTGGCCGTCCGGAAAATTGAGGTCGGTCTGCTCGATATCGGCGCACAGGAGACCGAGCGTCTGACGCGCGATGTCCAGAGCGCAACAAACATCATCCAGCAGTTTTCCCAGACCGACAATGCGTCGGAGGAAGGGCTGACGCTGGCGAAGAACGTCGCCACATCCTATCAACGCTATCTGGAACAGGGACTCTACCCGATGGTGGAGTCCCTGCAAAAACAGTATACGGACGAATACTACAAGCTGCTGGAAAGCGATCTGACACCGCTGTCGATGGCGTTCGACAGCGCTATTCAAGCCTTTAGGACCTATGCGCAGCAGCAGGCGGTTGAGCGGATTCAGGACGCCGAATATGACGAACGCGTCATGTTGTTGCTGATTAGCGTTGCGGGTCTGCTGTCGCTGCTGCTGGTATTTCTTGGCTGGATGGCGCTGCGGCATATGCTGCTTAAGCCGCTCGACCAGGCGATTGACCAGTTGGAGCAGGTGGCGGCGGGCGACCTGACGCAGCGAATTCCGGCGAGCGGCGATAACGAATTGGGCCGCTTGAGCGATGCCATTAAGCGTATGCAACTGGCGCTGCTGGCATCGGTCGGACAGGTGCGCGACGCGAGTACCCACATTGACCGCGGCAGCCACGAACTGACCTCCGGCAACCGCCATCTTGAAGAGCGCACCGAAGCCTCCGTAGCCGCCCTCGAGCAGACAGCGGCCAGCCTGGAACAGCTCAGCGCCACGGTCAAACACAACGCCGATAACGCCACGCTGGCGCACCAGTTGACCGATAAAGTCTCGGACACCACTGACCGGGGTAACGAATCGGTGTGTCATGTCATTGAGAAAATGCAGGAAATCGCCAACAGCGCCAAACGCATCAGCGATATCCTCGGCGTCATCGACGGCATCGCTTTTCAGACCAACATTCTGGCGCTGAACGCAGCGGTAGAGACGGCTCGCGCCGGAGAACAGGGTAAAGGGTTCGCAGTGGTGGCGAGCGAGGTCCGCAATCTGGCCCAGCATAGCGGGCAGGCTGCCAAGGAGATTCGAACGCTGATCATGGACTCGCAGACCCATGTAACTGAAGGGTTGACGCTAGCCTCACAGGCGGGCGAAACCATGGATGAGGTGTCCGGCGAGATCAACCGCATCACCAGCCTGATGAAAGAGATCTCCTATGCGTCTCAAGAGCAGCATCGCGGCATTGAACAAGTCAATATCGCCTTTACCCAGATAGACAAAGTCGCGCAGCAGAACGCCGCGCTGGTGAAAGCCTCCGCCAGCACGACCGAATCGCTGGAAGCGCAATCCCGCCAGTTGGTGGAAGCCATGGCGATGTTCCGCATCGGCGATAAGCTTCCGCTGCTGCCCTAA
- the codA gene encoding cytosine deaminase, with product MKIINAALRHQPGLYTLSLHGGLIAAIEPQSGPLTAAPEDIDTGERLAIPPLVEPHIHLDATLTAGEPEWNMSGTLFEGIERWSQRKATITHEDTKHRAHSTIGLLRDHGIQHVRTHIDVTDPTLGALKTMLEVKEEARDLIDLQIVAFPQEGIESFPDGRRLMEQAIDMGADVVGGIPHFENTREQGVSSVKFLMDLAERRGCLVDVHCDETDDPQSRFLEVLAEEARVRGMGERVTASHTVAMGSYDNAYCSKLFRLLKRSGISFVSCPTESIHLQGRFDTFPKRRGVTRVAELDRAGMNVCFGQDSIKDPWYPLGNGNLLRVLDAGLHICHMMGYQDLQRCLDFVTDNSAKAMHLGENYGLVVGRPANLLILDAENDYEAVRRQAKALLSIRHGKVIMRRTPERIGYV from the coding sequence ATGAAGATTATCAATGCCGCCCTTCGCCATCAGCCGGGCCTGTACACGCTGAGCCTTCACGGCGGTCTGATCGCCGCCATCGAGCCGCAGAGCGGTCCGCTGACGGCCGCGCCCGAGGACATCGATACGGGCGAGCGACTGGCGATCCCGCCGCTGGTGGAGCCGCATATCCACCTGGATGCCACCCTGACCGCCGGCGAACCGGAATGGAATATGAGCGGTACGCTGTTCGAGGGCATCGAGCGCTGGAGCCAGCGCAAAGCCACCATCACCCACGAAGACACCAAGCACCGGGCGCACAGCACCATTGGCCTGCTGCGGGATCACGGCATCCAGCACGTGCGCACCCACATCGACGTGACCGACCCCACGCTGGGCGCGCTGAAAACCATGCTGGAAGTCAAAGAGGAAGCGCGCGATCTGATCGACCTGCAGATCGTCGCGTTTCCGCAGGAGGGGATCGAGTCGTTCCCCGATGGCCGCAGACTCATGGAGCAGGCTATCGACATGGGCGCCGACGTGGTGGGCGGGATCCCGCATTTCGAAAACACTCGCGAACAGGGCGTGAGTTCGGTGAAGTTTCTGATGGATCTGGCGGAACGCCGCGGATGCCTGGTGGATGTTCACTGCGATGAGACCGACGATCCCCAGTCACGTTTTCTGGAGGTGCTGGCCGAAGAAGCCCGCGTACGCGGCATGGGTGAGCGCGTCACCGCCAGCCACACGGTGGCAATGGGCTCTTACGACAACGCCTATTGTTCCAAGCTGTTTCGCCTGCTCAAACGCTCCGGCATCAGCTTCGTCTCCTGCCCGACGGAAAGCATCCACCTGCAAGGCCGTTTCGACACTTTCCCCAAACGGCGAGGCGTCACCCGCGTCGCCGAACTGGATCGCGCGGGGATGAATGTCTGTTTCGGTCAGGACTCCATCAAAGACCCGTGGTATCCGTTGGGCAACGGCAACCTGCTCCGCGTGCTGGACGCCGGGCTGCATATCTGCCACATGATGGGCTACCAAGATCTCCAGCGCTGTCTGGACTTCGTGACCGATAACAGCGCTAAAGCGATGCATCTGGGAGAAAACTACGGTCTGGTCGTCGGTCGGCCCGCCAACCTGCTGATTCTGGATGCGGAAAACGACTATGAGGCCGTGCGCCGTCAGGCCAAGGCGCTGCTGTCCATACGTCACGGCAAGGTGATCATGCGCCGCACGCCCGAGCGCATCGGCTATGTTTAA
- a CDS encoding PucR family transcriptional regulator, translated as MSLTISEILSLPGLEPLTLRGGALNVHRAVRGYYMAENEGIAEWIMGGELVFVTGINLPRYEENLLQLMREGHQRGIAGMVILTGETFIHAIPDAVVALADTLGIPLIEQPYSLKMVIVTQLIGTALVQREATLRSQRDILIQLLTGEYPSLAIADQRASHLHLALEQPRRIAALRLSGTQALFNAHDPVAAEAQLQSARQQIQQQLETDLARRGHGLPLIVLGELFILLLPDDDLLFRRGKQQLQQLQQTIDAQIRPLRLFSGISSTVISAAHYRQGLIEARRALDVTESMLPDKGQCDYSELGVLKLLTAVKEPELVTQFMKETLGMLFEPHRKHPHQLVETLDAVLQENGNLIKAAERLHIHRNTLHQRLQRIEQQSGNTLNDPQFRLNASVALLIWRMSNALQQELL; from the coding sequence ATGAGTTTGACCATCAGCGAAATTTTGTCGCTGCCTGGACTGGAGCCGCTCACGCTTCGCGGCGGCGCGCTCAATGTCCATCGCGCGGTGCGCGGGTACTATATGGCGGAAAACGAAGGCATCGCCGAGTGGATCATGGGCGGCGAGCTGGTCTTCGTCACCGGGATCAACCTCCCGCGCTATGAGGAAAACCTGTTGCAGCTGATGCGCGAAGGGCACCAGCGCGGTATCGCGGGCATGGTGATCCTGACCGGAGAAACGTTTATTCATGCGATCCCCGACGCCGTTGTCGCGCTCGCGGACACGCTGGGCATTCCGTTGATAGAGCAGCCCTACTCGCTCAAAATGGTCATCGTGACCCAGTTGATCGGTACGGCACTGGTCCAACGAGAAGCGACGCTGCGATCCCAAAGAGACATTCTGATCCAGTTGCTGACCGGCGAGTACCCGAGCCTTGCGATCGCCGACCAGCGCGCCAGCCATCTCCACCTTGCGCTGGAACAGCCGCGCCGGATCGCCGCGCTGCGGCTGAGCGGCACGCAAGCGCTGTTCAACGCGCACGATCCCGTTGCGGCCGAAGCGCAATTGCAGTCGGCCCGCCAGCAAATTCAACAGCAGTTAGAGACGGATCTGGCCCGCCGCGGCCACGGGCTGCCGCTGATCGTTCTGGGCGAACTGTTCATTCTGCTGCTGCCCGACGACGATCTGCTATTCCGTCGCGGCAAGCAGCAACTGCAACAACTACAGCAAACGATCGACGCCCAGATTCGCCCGCTGCGCCTGTTCAGCGGCATCTCGTCCACGGTGATCTCAGCGGCGCACTACCGCCAAGGATTGATCGAAGCGCGGCGCGCGCTGGACGTCACGGAGAGCATGCTGCCGGACAAGGGCCAGTGCGACTATAGTGAGCTGGGCGTGCTCAAACTGCTGACCGCCGTCAAAGAGCCCGAGCTGGTCACGCAGTTCATGAAGGAGACGCTGGGGATGCTGTTTGAGCCGCACCGTAAACATCCTCATCAGCTGGTGGAAACGCTCGACGCCGTGCTACAGGAAAACGGCAATTTGATCAAAGCCGCCGAGCGGCTGCATATCCATCGCAACACGCTGCACCAGCGCTTGCAGCGCATCGAACAACAGTCGGGGAACACGTTGAACGATCCCCAATTTCGCTTGAATGCGTCGGTCGCCTTGCTGATCTGGCGTATGTCCAATGCACTACAGCAGGAGTTGCTATGA